A stretch of Paludisphaera borealis DNA encodes these proteins:
- a CDS encoding alpha/beta hydrolase — MTRRKAKMVLGVIMIAGVSALVGPARGGGPDSASEVVKLWPNGVPDAKGTDPDKDVPTLSVFLPKPGTAKGSGVVVCPGGGYGMLAMEHEGREVAEWLNSLGVAAFVLKYRLAPKYHHPAMLHDVNRAIRVVRHGGSKWGVDPNRIALLGFSAGGHLASTGGTHFDAGKPDAKDPVDRVSSRPDRLILAYPVIAMATPYTHGGSNKNLLGDNPPAELVRSLSNETQVTADTPPTFLAHTNEDAAVPAENSLLFALALRKAKVPLELHIFEKGQHGLGLGTGAKQFKIGPNPAFQAWPKLCETWLKGQGFLTKPAAPAAP, encoded by the coding sequence GTGACTCGTCGCAAGGCGAAGATGGTTCTCGGCGTCATCATGATCGCGGGGGTTTCGGCCCTCGTCGGCCCGGCCCGCGGGGGGGGGCCCGACTCGGCCAGCGAGGTCGTCAAGCTCTGGCCGAACGGGGTGCCCGACGCCAAGGGAACCGATCCCGACAAGGACGTTCCGACGCTCTCGGTCTTCCTCCCCAAGCCCGGCACGGCCAAGGGCTCGGGCGTCGTCGTCTGCCCCGGCGGCGGCTACGGCATGCTCGCGATGGAACACGAGGGCAGGGAAGTCGCCGAGTGGCTCAACTCGCTCGGCGTCGCGGCCTTCGTGCTCAAATACCGGCTCGCCCCTAAGTATCATCACCCGGCGATGCTCCACGACGTGAACCGGGCCATCCGCGTGGTCCGCCACGGCGGCTCGAAGTGGGGCGTCGACCCCAACCGAATCGCGCTGTTGGGCTTCTCGGCGGGGGGCCACCTGGCCTCGACCGGCGGGACCCATTTCGACGCCGGCAAGCCCGACGCCAAAGACCCCGTCGACCGCGTCAGCTCGCGCCCCGATCGGTTGATCCTCGCCTACCCGGTGATCGCGATGGCGACCCCGTACACCCACGGCGGTTCGAACAAGAACCTGCTCGGCGACAACCCGCCGGCCGAGCTCGTCCGCTCGCTCTCCAACGAGACCCAGGTGACGGCCGACACCCCGCCGACGTTCCTCGCCCACACCAACGAAGACGCGGCCGTGCCGGCCGAGAACAGCCTCCTGTTCGCGCTCGCGCTGCGGAAGGCGAAGGTTCCGCTTGAGCTGCACATCTTCGAGAAAGGCCAGCACGGCCTGGGCCTGGGGACCGGTGCCAAGCAGTTCAAGATCGGCCCCAACCCGGCGTTCCAGGCCTGGCCCAAGCTTTGCGAAACCTGGCTCAAGGGGCAGGGGTTTCTGACGAAGCCGGCTGCTCCCGCCGCGCCTTGA
- the groL gene encoding chaperonin GroEL (60 kDa chaperone family; promotes refolding of misfolded polypeptides especially under stressful conditions; forms two stacked rings of heptamers to form a barrel-shaped 14mer; ends can be capped by GroES; misfolded proteins enter the barrel where they are refolded when GroES binds), giving the protein MAKILAYDEEARQKLASGVGKLARAVRSTLGPRGRNAVIDKGWGSPTVTKDGVSVAEEIELTDPYENMGAQLVKEAASKTSDAAGDGTTTATVLAEAIFKEGLKALAAGADPMALKRGIDKAVAVVVEKVKSQAKKVNGKKEIAEVAAIAANNDKSIGEKLADAFEKVGTDGVITVEEAKGFETTVDVVEGMQFDRGFLSPHFVTDQDRMEVVLEDAYILIHEEKISSPTKLIPLLEKIAKANKPLVIIAEDIEGEALATLVVNKLRGILKIAAVKAPGYGDRRKAMLEDIAVLTGGKAVFKDLGIELDGVQLSDLGRARKITISSENTTIVEGAGSSEAIKGRADSIRREIGTTDSEYDKEKLQERLAKLAGGIAQINVGAATETEMKERKALVEDALHATRAAIEEGVVPGGGSALIRAAKALDGLKLEGDEQFGVDIIRRAAEQPARYIAENAGIDGAVVVNRIKKNDDPKFGYNAENNTFGDMLEAGIVDPTKVTRTALQNAASVAGLLLTTEAMIAEPPKKKDAGGDHHDHHGGGMEGMGGMGGMGGMGGMGGMGMM; this is encoded by the coding sequence GTGGCGAAGATCTTGGCATACGATGAAGAGGCCCGCCAAAAGCTGGCTAGCGGCGTCGGCAAGCTGGCCCGGGCGGTCCGCAGCACGCTGGGCCCGCGCGGCCGGAACGCCGTCATCGACAAGGGCTGGGGAAGCCCGACGGTGACCAAGGACGGCGTGTCGGTCGCCGAGGAGATCGAGCTGACCGACCCGTACGAGAACATGGGCGCGCAGCTCGTCAAGGAAGCGGCCTCGAAGACGTCGGACGCCGCGGGCGACGGCACGACGACGGCCACCGTGCTGGCCGAAGCGATCTTCAAGGAAGGTCTCAAGGCCCTGGCCGCCGGCGCCGACCCGATGGCGCTGAAGCGAGGGATTGACAAGGCCGTCGCGGTCGTCGTCGAGAAGGTCAAGTCGCAGGCCAAGAAGGTCAACGGCAAGAAGGAGATCGCCGAAGTCGCCGCGATCGCCGCCAACAACGACAAGTCGATCGGCGAGAAGCTGGCCGACGCGTTCGAGAAGGTCGGCACCGACGGCGTGATCACCGTCGAGGAAGCCAAGGGCTTCGAGACGACCGTCGACGTGGTTGAGGGCATGCAGTTCGACCGCGGCTTCCTGAGCCCGCACTTCGTCACCGACCAGGACCGGATGGAAGTCGTCCTCGAAGACGCCTACATCCTGATCCACGAAGAGAAGATCTCCTCCCCCACCAAGCTGATCCCGCTGCTCGAGAAGATCGCCAAGGCTAACAAGCCGCTGGTGATCATCGCCGAGGACATTGAGGGCGAGGCGCTGGCGACCCTGGTGGTCAACAAGCTCCGCGGCATCCTCAAGATCGCCGCCGTCAAGGCGCCGGGCTACGGCGACCGCCGCAAGGCCATGCTCGAAGACATCGCCGTCCTGACCGGCGGCAAGGCCGTCTTCAAGGACCTCGGCATCGAGCTCGATGGCGTCCAGCTCTCCGACCTGGGCCGCGCCCGCAAGATCACGATCAGCAGCGAGAACACCACGATCGTCGAAGGCGCCGGCTCGTCCGAGGCCATCAAGGGCCGCGCGGATTCGATCCGCCGCGAGATCGGCACGACCGACAGCGAGTACGACAAGGAGAAGCTCCAGGAGCGTCTCGCCAAGCTCGCCGGCGGCATCGCCCAGATCAACGTCGGCGCCGCGACCGAGACCGAGATGAAAGAGCGCAAGGCGCTGGTTGAAGACGCCCTGCACGCCACCCGCGCGGCCATCGAAGAAGGCGTCGTCCCCGGCGGCGGCTCCGCCCTGATCCGGGCGGCGAAGGCGCTCGACGGCCTCAAGCTCGAAGGCGACGAACAGTTCGGCGTCGACATCATCCGTCGCGCCGCCGAGCAGCCGGCCCGGTACATCGCCGAGAACGCCGGCATCGACGGCGCCGTCGTCGTCAACCGCATCAAGAAGAACGACGACCCCAAGTTCGGCTACAACGCCGAGAACAACACCTTCGGCGACATGCTCGAAGCCGGCATCGTCGACCCGACCAAGGTCACCCGCACGGCGCTCCAGAACGCCGCCTCCGTCGCCGGCCTCCTGCTCACCACCGAGGCCATGATCGCCGAGCCGCCGAAGAAGAAAGACGCCGGCGGTGATCATCACGATCATCACGGCGGCGGCATGGAAGGCATGGGCGGGATGGGTGGCATGGGCGGAATGGGTGGCATGGGCGGAATGGGGATGATGTGA
- the groES gene encoding co-chaperone GroES gives MAKLAIRPLEDRVVIQQIEAEEKTAGGIVLPDTAKEKPQRGKVLAVGPGKLLDSGERSPVGVVAGDEVLFGKYSGTEIKVDGEEIKILRESDILAKIVK, from the coding sequence ATGGCCAAGCTCGCAATTCGCCCTCTTGAAGACCGCGTCGTGATTCAGCAGATCGAGGCCGAGGAGAAGACGGCCGGCGGCATCGTGCTGCCCGACACCGCCAAGGAAAAGCCGCAGCGTGGCAAGGTCCTCGCGGTCGGCCCCGGCAAGCTTTTGGATTCGGGCGAGCGGAGCCCGGTCGGCGTCGTCGCGGGGGACGAGGTCCTCTTCGGCAAGTACTCCGGGACGGAGATCAAGGTCGACGGCGAGGAGATCAAGATTCTTCGCGAGTCCGACATCCTGGCCAAGATCGTCAAGTGA
- the groL gene encoding chaperonin GroEL (60 kDa chaperone family; promotes refolding of misfolded polypeptides especially under stressful conditions; forms two stacked rings of heptamers to form a barrel-shaped 14mer; ends can be capped by GroES; misfolded proteins enter the barrel where they are refolded when GroES binds), which translates to MAKQLLFSDAARRKMLEGVDILAKAVGSTLGPTGRNVILSKSFGGPLVTKDGVTVSKEIELKDPFENMGAKLVNVVASKTSDVAGDGTTTATILARALYREGLKYVTSGASPTAIRRGIEKAVEAAVAELHGTLSRPVSKKEEIAQVGAISANNDPEVGAMLADAVEKVGRDGVITVEEGKTASTTLEFVEGMQFDKGYLSPYFVTSPTTMEVIFEDALILLHEKKISGLREMIPLLEKVAQSGKPLLIIAEDVDGEALAALVVNKLRGVLNIAAVKAPGFGDRRKAMLGDMAVLTGGTVISEDLGVKLESVDLSQLGTVKQVKVDKDHTTLIQGAGKREEIQRRIDQLRRQIEETDSEYDKEKFQERLAKLSGGVALIRVGAPTEADMKQTKARIEDALHATRAAAEEGIVPGGGTALIRTIPAVEKLLASLQGDEKLGAAIVLRGLEEPVRHIASNSGYDGGVIADDVKSSKGAVGFNANTGKLVDMFEAGIIDPTKVTRTALQNASSIAGLMLTTEALITNIKDDEKENGKRVEGSVR; encoded by the coding sequence GTGGCTAAGCAACTGCTCTTCTCCGACGCCGCCCGCCGCAAAATGCTGGAAGGCGTCGACATTCTGGCCAAGGCCGTGGGTTCGACCCTCGGGCCGACCGGCCGGAACGTGATCCTCAGTAAGTCGTTCGGCGGCCCGCTCGTGACCAAGGACGGCGTCACGGTCTCCAAGGAGATCGAGCTCAAGGACCCGTTCGAGAACATGGGCGCCAAGCTCGTCAACGTGGTGGCCTCGAAGACCTCCGACGTGGCCGGCGACGGCACCACGACGGCGACCATCCTGGCCCGCGCCCTGTACCGCGAAGGTCTCAAGTACGTGACCTCCGGCGCCAGCCCGACGGCGATCCGCCGGGGCATCGAGAAGGCCGTCGAGGCCGCCGTCGCCGAGCTGCACGGCACGCTCTCGCGCCCGGTCTCGAAGAAGGAAGAGATCGCCCAGGTCGGCGCCATCTCGGCCAACAACGACCCCGAGGTCGGCGCCATGCTGGCCGACGCGGTCGAGAAGGTCGGCCGCGACGGCGTGATCACCGTCGAGGAAGGCAAGACCGCCTCGACGACCCTCGAGTTCGTCGAGGGCATGCAGTTCGACAAGGGCTACCTGAGCCCTTACTTCGTGACCTCGCCGACGACGATGGAGGTCATCTTCGAAGACGCCTTGATCCTGCTTCACGAGAAGAAGATCAGCGGCCTTCGCGAGATGATCCCCCTGCTCGAAAAGGTCGCGCAGTCGGGCAAGCCGCTCTTGATCATCGCTGAGGACGTCGACGGCGAGGCGCTGGCCGCCCTGGTGGTCAACAAGCTTCGCGGCGTGCTCAACATCGCCGCGGTCAAGGCGCCGGGCTTCGGCGACCGTCGCAAGGCGATGCTCGGCGACATGGCCGTGCTCACCGGCGGCACCGTCATCAGCGAAGACCTGGGCGTCAAGCTGGAGAGCGTCGATCTCAGCCAGCTCGGCACCGTCAAGCAGGTCAAGGTCGACAAGGACCACACCACGCTCATCCAGGGCGCGGGCAAGCGCGAAGAGATCCAGCGGCGGATCGATCAGCTTCGCCGGCAGATCGAAGAGACCGACAGCGAGTACGACAAGGAGAAGTTCCAGGAGCGGCTCGCCAAGCTCTCCGGGGGCGTCGCCCTGATCCGCGTCGGCGCTCCGACCGAAGCCGACATGAAGCAGACCAAGGCCCGCATCGAAGACGCCCTTCACGCCACCCGCGCGGCGGCTGAAGAAGGGATCGTCCCCGGCGGCGGCACCGCCCTGATCCGCACGATCCCGGCCGTCGAGAAGCTCCTCGCCTCGCTGCAAGGCGACGAGAAGCTGGGCGCGGCCATCGTCCTCCGCGGGCTCGAAGAGCCCGTCCGCCATATCGCGTCCAACTCCGGATACGACGGCGGCGTGATCGCCGACGACGTCAAGTCGAGCAAGGGCGCGGTCGGCTTCAACGCCAACACGGGCAAGCTCGTCGACATGTTCGAGGCCGGCATCATCGACCCGACCAAGGTCACCCGCACGGCGCTTCAGAACGCCTCCTCGATCGCCGGCCTGATGCTGACGACCGAGGCCCTGATCACCAACATCAAGGACGACGAGAAGGAAAACGGCAAGCGCGTCGAAGGATCGGTGCGCTGA
- the dnaJ gene encoding molecular chaperone DnaJ, which yields MATTKRDFYEVLTVARDASPDDVKKAYRQMALKFHPDRNPGDKDAEKKFREAAEAYDVLSDVDKRQRYDRYGHAGIEGSAFHDFRSTDDIMSAFGDIFGGGLFGDLFGERRRGPRPGPDLLMRLEIELTEAARGTSRSIEVNRQDFCGECKGSGARKGTVATTCNYCGGRGQVVQARGFFQVATTCPACGGEGVRITDPCPGCRGAGRVPQTVKLQVDVPPGVESGMRLQLRNQGELGDVGAPRGNLQIQVMVKKHPFFERRRNDLFCQVPISFAQATLGAEIQVPTLDGPDKMNVPRGTQSGEVIRIKGRGMPDISGRGRGDELVEVVVETPRNLSARQEELLREFAVLEHEQVNPRRKSFFEKLRDYFTEETEPEDDADEA from the coding sequence ATGGCTACAACCAAGCGTGATTTCTACGAGGTGCTGACGGTCGCTCGCGACGCCTCGCCCGACGACGTCAAGAAGGCCTACCGGCAGATGGCGCTCAAGTTCCACCCGGATCGGAATCCGGGCGACAAGGACGCCGAGAAGAAGTTTCGCGAAGCCGCCGAGGCTTACGACGTCCTCTCCGACGTTGACAAGCGGCAGCGATACGACCGCTACGGCCACGCCGGGATCGAGGGCTCGGCCTTCCACGACTTCCGGTCGACCGACGACATCATGTCGGCCTTCGGCGACATCTTCGGCGGCGGCCTGTTCGGCGACCTGTTCGGCGAGCGTCGGCGAGGGCCGAGGCCCGGCCCCGACCTCCTGATGCGGCTTGAAATCGAGCTGACGGAGGCCGCGCGGGGCACGAGCCGGTCGATCGAAGTGAACCGGCAGGATTTCTGCGGCGAATGCAAGGGATCGGGCGCGCGGAAAGGGACCGTCGCGACCACCTGCAACTACTGCGGCGGTCGCGGCCAGGTGGTGCAGGCCCGTGGCTTCTTCCAGGTCGCGACGACCTGCCCGGCCTGCGGCGGCGAAGGCGTGCGGATCACCGATCCGTGCCCGGGCTGCCGGGGCGCGGGGAGAGTCCCGCAGACCGTCAAGCTTCAGGTCGACGTCCCGCCAGGCGTGGAGAGCGGCATGCGACTCCAGCTTCGCAACCAGGGAGAGCTTGGCGACGTCGGCGCGCCCCGGGGCAACTTGCAGATCCAGGTCATGGTCAAGAAGCACCCGTTCTTCGAGCGGCGGCGGAACGACCTCTTCTGCCAGGTCCCGATCAGCTTCGCCCAGGCGACCCTCGGCGCCGAGATCCAGGTCCCCACGCTCGACGGTCCCGACAAGATGAACGTCCCGCGTGGGACCCAGAGCGGCGAAGTGATCCGCATCAAGGGGCGCGGGATGCCCGACATCAGCGGCCGGGGACGCGGCGACGAGTTGGTCGAGGTCGTCGTCGAAACGCCCCGGAACCTGTCCGCTCGCCAGGAAGAACTGCTCCGCGAATTCGCGGTGCTCGAACACGAACAGGTCAATCCTCGGCGCAAGAGCTTCTTCGAGAAGCTCCGCGACTACTTCACCGAGGAGACCGAACCCGAGGACGATGCGGACGAGGCCTGA
- the grpE gene encoding nucleotide exchange factor GrpE — protein sequence MSESKKHHDDHHKKIHPHDQPVAADESGAAGAVNEGPFAELQKERDDARDQLLRTRAEFVNYQKRSKQQADVDRTYAIGNLAHDLLDVIDNFQRATDSMRGTAGEGIAAGLDIVHKQFLATLAKYGVEPIEALGQPFDPNFHDALLQQPSADHPEGTVVAELSKGYKIHDRVLRPSKVAVSAKP from the coding sequence ATGTCCGAATCCAAGAAGCATCACGACGATCATCATAAGAAGATCCACCCGCACGACCAGCCGGTCGCCGCCGATGAGTCCGGCGCGGCTGGCGCGGTCAACGAAGGGCCGTTCGCCGAACTTCAGAAGGAACGCGACGACGCCCGCGATCAACTCTTGCGCACCCGCGCCGAGTTCGTCAATTATCAGAAGCGGTCCAAGCAGCAGGCCGACGTCGACCGCACGTATGCGATCGGCAACCTGGCCCACGACCTGCTCGACGTGATCGACAACTTCCAGCGCGCCACCGACTCGATGCGCGGGACGGCCGGCGAGGGGATCGCGGCGGGCCTCGACATCGTCCACAAGCAGTTCCTGGCGACCCTGGCCAAGTACGGGGTCGAGCCGATCGAGGCGCTGGGCCAGCCCTTCGACCCCAACTTTCACGACGCCTTGCTGCAACAGCCCTCGGCGGACCACCCGGAAGGCACGGTCGTCGCCGAGCTGAGCAAGGGATACAAGATTCACGACCGCGTGCTCCGGCCCAGCAAGGTCGCCGTCTCAGCGAAACCCTGA
- a CDS encoding FmdB family zinc ribbon protein, with product MPTYDYICDACGHEFEAFEPITSTAQNVCPACKEVKLRRKIGPGAAILFKGSGFYQTDYRSDSYKKAAKADSTSSASSTGGGDSSKPSSSPPASSSNSSSGSSNGTT from the coding sequence ATGCCGACGTACGATTACATCTGCGACGCCTGCGGCCATGAGTTCGAGGCGTTCGAACCGATCACCTCGACCGCTCAGAACGTCTGCCCCGCCTGCAAGGAAGTCAAGCTCCGACGCAAGATCGGCCCCGGCGCGGCGATCCTGTTCAAGGGCTCGGGCTTCTACCAGACCGACTATCGCAGCGATTCCTACAAAAAGGCCGCCAAGGCCGACAGCACCAGCAGCGCCTCCAGCACCGGCGGCGGCGATTCGTCCAAGCCCTCCTCCTCGCCTCCCGCGTCCTCTTCCAACTCGTCCAGTGGATCGAGCAACGGGACGACCTGA
- a CDS encoding DNA gyrase inhibitor YacG, producing the protein MMKVRCPICSKNFEVDRNALPPGFPFCSERCKLIDLGRWIDGAYSVPGPPADRDPDSPRGDAATAEPNDALDDSES; encoded by the coding sequence ATGATGAAGGTACGCTGTCCGATCTGTTCCAAGAACTTCGAGGTGGATCGGAACGCCCTTCCGCCCGGCTTCCCGTTCTGCTCGGAGCGGTGCAAGCTCATCGATCTGGGCCGGTGGATCGACGGGGCCTACTCGGTCCCCGGCCCCCCCGCCGATCGCGATCCGGATTCGCCTCGGGGGGACGCCGCGACGGCCGAGCCGAACGACGCCCTCGACGACTCGGAATCGTAG
- a CDS encoding sulfotransferase family protein, producing the protein MATEVDCTRRFPDFFVIGAAKSGTTTLHEYLARHPDLWMSADKEPCFFDPNVAAELRDPETYHGLFSGAREDQLCAESSTNYAMWPLVPNVPRSIARVNPDARFIYLLRDPLRRCYSHFMHRHEREVLRDQPYRMTFEEYLNFDPIIADASDYAAQIRRYLEYFPKQSLLLLSFERFVKDPVSTLKQVFDFLGVDDRSEEDGGEPLHSNNTDAFKSIMMRSYTMAPLRRIPGLRAVYERMPSNFRAASISLIQKSPLGRRARRRLTPPPILPETRKRLQERFDASTAYLEAEFGFDASCWSSDAQG; encoded by the coding sequence ATGGCTACAGAAGTGGATTGTACGAGGCGGTTTCCCGATTTCTTCGTGATAGGAGCCGCCAAGTCGGGGACGACGACGCTTCACGAATACCTGGCGAGGCATCCGGACCTCTGGATGAGCGCGGACAAGGAGCCGTGCTTCTTCGATCCCAACGTCGCGGCCGAGCTTCGCGATCCTGAGACCTACCACGGCCTCTTCAGCGGGGCGCGGGAAGACCAACTCTGCGCCGAGTCGTCGACGAACTACGCGATGTGGCCGTTGGTTCCGAACGTCCCCCGATCGATCGCGCGCGTCAATCCGGACGCCCGGTTCATCTACCTGCTGCGTGATCCCCTGCGGCGGTGCTACTCGCACTTCATGCATCGACATGAGCGGGAAGTCTTGAGGGATCAGCCCTATCGGATGACGTTCGAGGAGTACCTGAACTTCGATCCGATCATCGCGGACGCGAGCGATTACGCGGCGCAGATTCGTCGTTACCTCGAGTATTTCCCCAAGCAGTCGCTGCTGCTGCTGTCGTTCGAGCGGTTCGTCAAGGACCCCGTCTCGACGCTCAAGCAGGTCTTCGACTTCCTCGGAGTGGACGACCGATCCGAGGAGGACGGCGGCGAACCTCTGCACTCGAACAACACGGACGCATTCAAGTCGATCATGATGCGTTCCTACACGATGGCTCCGCTGCGGCGGATTCCCGGCCTGCGGGCGGTCTACGAGCGGATGCCCTCGAACTTTCGCGCGGCGTCGATCTCGTTGATCCAGAAGTCGCCGCTGGGCCGCCGGGCCCGCCGCCGACTCACTCCGCCGCCGATCCTGCCCGAGACGCGCAAGCGGCTCCAGGAGCGGTTCGACGCCTCGACCGCGTATCTGGAGGCCGAATTCGGCTTCGACGCGAGCTGCTGGTCGAGCGACGCCCAGGGCTGA
- the lpdA gene encoding dihydrolipoyl dehydrogenase, with amino-acid sequence MANDYDIVVIGGGPAGYAGAIRAAQLGKRVLCVERDKLGGICLNWGCIPTKALLSNAHLVELIKQHGKRYGYNDNGQGEWDFGQMIGRSRTVAGQLNKGIEGLFRKYKVASKFGVAKVVAPGKVQIGGETVTCDSIVVATGGRPRPLPGIEFDGKTVITSKEAMSLPAQPKSMLIIGGGPIGLEFGYFYNAIGTKTTVVEMLDRIAPGEDEEVSAALRKSLEARGLVIHTSSKTSKIEKTATGVKAEVETPSGKTTIEAEVLLVAIGVTGNVEDLFAPGVKVEIEKGHIKVDRANGFVTAVPGIFAVGDVIGPPWLAHVAHHEAVCCVERIAGHSKRTVDYAIIPGCTYTEPGVASVGLTEKAARAAGHEIRIGRFPFQFNGRALAAGETEGFVKLIFGAKYGELLGAHLIGVQATELISELVMAMKLEATEEEIIHAMHPHPTFSEAVMEAAGQATGESVHI; translated from the coding sequence ATGGCCAACGACTACGACATCGTGGTGATCGGGGGCGGTCCCGCCGGCTACGCCGGAGCGATCCGCGCGGCTCAACTCGGCAAGCGCGTACTCTGCGTCGAACGCGACAAGCTCGGCGGCATCTGCCTCAACTGGGGATGCATCCCGACCAAGGCGCTGCTGTCGAACGCCCACCTGGTCGAACTGATCAAACAGCACGGCAAGCGGTACGGCTACAACGACAACGGCCAGGGCGAATGGGATTTCGGCCAGATGATCGGCCGCAGCCGCACCGTCGCCGGCCAGTTGAACAAGGGCATCGAGGGGCTCTTCCGCAAGTACAAGGTCGCCTCCAAGTTCGGCGTCGCCAAGGTGGTCGCGCCGGGCAAGGTCCAGATCGGCGGCGAGACCGTGACCTGCGACTCGATCGTCGTCGCCACCGGCGGCCGGCCTCGGCCGCTGCCGGGGATCGAGTTCGACGGCAAGACCGTCATCACCTCGAAGGAGGCGATGTCGCTGCCCGCCCAGCCCAAGTCGATGCTGATCATCGGCGGCGGGCCGATCGGGCTGGAGTTCGGCTACTTCTACAACGCCATCGGCACCAAGACGACGGTCGTCGAGATGCTCGACCGGATCGCCCCCGGCGAGGACGAAGAGGTCTCGGCGGCCCTCCGCAAGAGCCTCGAAGCGCGCGGGCTCGTGATCCACACCAGCTCGAAGACGTCGAAGATCGAGAAGACCGCCACGGGCGTCAAGGCGGAGGTCGAGACGCCGTCGGGCAAGACGACCATCGAGGCCGAGGTGCTGCTGGTGGCGATCGGCGTCACCGGCAACGTCGAGGACCTGTTCGCGCCCGGGGTCAAGGTCGAGATCGAGAAGGGCCACATCAAGGTCGACCGCGCCAACGGCTTCGTCACCGCCGTGCCGGGCATCTTCGCGGTCGGCGACGTGATCGGTCCCCCCTGGCTGGCGCACGTCGCGCACCATGAGGCCGTCTGCTGCGTCGAGCGGATCGCCGGCCACTCGAAGCGGACCGTCGACTACGCGATCATCCCCGGCTGCACGTACACCGAGCCGGGCGTGGCGAGCGTCGGCCTGACCGAGAAGGCCGCCCGCGCCGCCGGCCACGAGATCCGGATCGGCCGGTTCCCATTCCAGTTCAACGGCCGCGCCCTGGCTGCCGGCGAGACCGAGGGCTTCGTCAAGCTGATCTTCGGCGCCAAGTACGGCGAACTCCTGGGCGCGCACCTGATCGGCGTCCAGGCGACCGAGCTGATCAGCGAGCTGGTCATGGCCATGAAGCTCGAAGCGACCGAGGAAGAGATCATCCACGCCATGCACCCGCACCCGACCTTCTCCGAGGCCGTCATGGAAGCGGCCGGGCAGGCGACCGGCGAGTCGGTCCACATCTGA